In Molothrus aeneus isolate 106 unplaced genomic scaffold, BPBGC_Maene_1.0 scaffold_252, whole genome shotgun sequence, one genomic interval encodes:
- the LOC136569807 gene encoding LOW QUALITY PROTEIN: uncharacterized protein (The sequence of the model RefSeq protein was modified relative to this genomic sequence to represent the inferred CDS: substituted 1 base at 1 genomic stop codon), with protein sequence MSHHPHHREVPPRAHRPLPSPGTKPKPARQPKPKRLRTKRERDAAKFGPKPPPVRGSRPPWAPHRWLQPPQWGGLALGSPLGPPKPVVITQRRLCHRGLFNHEVKSLDVRRLLTPGPAGDGPPAPAPRTGEGAQLGGVPGEALRELVAGLASLLGSLGVFAGRDLVGERRRSLVAALRRHHRQGPPDLGVFLAHRTPAQPSVLSPAGNPREDARPGPPGRVLSLGGWEVGDPPAGTPSPLHVGHTLPPRTPSPIFGALREREVSLEFGGWEGVPPWFLGVSQGGLYXPPPPHPQNPFSWSSAEDEEDETPGELLQTWAGPGGLLPPPSPFWRCPQPPPQQEEEEDEEGARDEGWTPIAPLAFSPDPPPAGPPQTRAPRAPRAPHAPRFWRIETPWDPPAPAGSPWAAPRPPWGCPRTPPSLLWDVARAPPTPPRPSRAPQIWSPEPRKAPPDPPRPLWDPPRPPWDPRPWSPELPAAILDTPRPPQTPQFWNPEPPRALLAAPRPPWDPPDAPRPLWDSPGPTRPPLDPPRSPRTHQLWSAAPPCDPPAAPRPSRDPRPWSPEPPGAPQNMRERCRCCCRCRLCCDTAQRRDRLCHQHATRPCRDPFHRAPPPLCRDPPRCCHQPPKRRRPDWGGGSPSSPPFPRGWKGRRRCRGARDTERRWCWCRGARDTERRRCRGARDPERRRCRGARSGAGAGAAGPGAALVPRGPGPGAALVLVPRGPGPGVALVLRGPERR encoded by the exons ATGAGCCACCACCCCCACCACCGTGAGGTCCCACCGCGGGCCCACCGCCCCCTCCCGAGCCCGGGCACCAAACCCAAACCCGCCAgacaacccaaacccaaacgGCTCCGCACCAAACGCGAGCGCGACGCCGCCAAGTTCGGCCCCAAGCCGCCCCCCGTGAGGGGCTCCCGCCCACCCTGGGCCCCCCACcgctggctgcagcccccccagtGGGGGGGCCTCGCTCTGGGCAGCCCCCTGGGCCCGCCCAAGCCCGTGGTGATCACCCAGCGCCGCCTGTGCCACCGCGGCCTCTTCAACCACGAGGTGAAATCGCTGGACGTTCGCCGCCTGCTgacccccggccccgccggggaCGGAccccctgccccggccccccgaactggggagggggcacagctcGGGGGGGTCCCGGGCGAGGCgctgagggagctggtggcGGGGCTGGCCTCGCTGCTGGGGAGTCTGGGGGTGTTTGCGGGGCGGGATTTGGTCGGCGAGCGGCGCCGCAGCCTCGTGGCCGCGCTCAGGAGGCACCACCGGCAGGGACCCCCGGACCTGGGGGTGTTCCTGGCCCACCGGACCCCGGCCCAGCCCTCAG TGTTGTCTCCAGCAGGGAACCCCCGGGAAGATGCAAGGCCAGGACCCCCAGGACGAGTGCTCAGTTTGGGGGGGTGGGAGGTGGGGGACCCCCCTGCTGGGACCCCCAGCCCACTTCATGTTGGCCACACA ctgcccccccgcacccccagccccatttttgGAGCCCTCCGAGAACGGGAGGTGAGTCTGGAATTTGGAGGGTGGGAGGGGGTCCCACCGtggtttttgggggtgtccca ggggGGGTTGTactgaccccccccccctcacCCCCAGAACCCGTTCTCGTGGAGCTCGGccgaggatgaggaggatgagacCCCCGGGGAGCTCCTCCAGACCTGGGCTGGTCCCGGGGGGCTCCTGCCGCCGCCCTCCCCCTTCTGGAGatgcccccagccccctccccagcaggaggaggaggaggatgaggagggggcGAGGGATGAAGGCTGGACCCCCATCGCCCCCCTAGCCTTCAGCCCAGACCCTCCCCCCGCGGGGCCCCCCCAAACCAGAGCCCCCCgcgcccccagagcccctcacgCCCCCAGATTCTGGCGAATCGagaccccctgggaccccccggCCCCCGCCGGGTCCCCTTGGGCcgcccccagacccccctgGGGTTGCCCCCGAACCCCCCCCAGTCTCCTCTGGGATGTCGCCCGAGCCCCCCCGAccccccccagaccctcccGAGCCCCCCAGATCTGGAGCCCGGAGCCCCGCAAGgcccccccggaccccccccgacccctctgggacccccccagacccccgtGGGACCCCAGACCCTGGAGCCCGGAGCTGCCCGCAGCCATCCTGGACACCCCCAGgccgccccaaaccccccagttCTGGAACCCGGAGCCCCCCcgggccctgctggctgcccccAGACCCCCGTGGGATCCCCCAGACGCCCCCAGACCCCTCTGGGATTCCCCAGGTCCCACCCGGCCCCCTCTAGacccccccagatccccccggACCCACCAGCTCTGGAGCGCGGCGCCCCCCTGCGACCCCCCGGCCGCCCCCAGACCCTCCCGGGACCCCCGCCCCTGGAGCCCGGagccccccggagccccccagAACATGAGGGAACGGTGCCgatgctgctgccgctgccggCTCTGCTGCGACACGGCCCAGCGCCGCGACCGCCTCTGTCACCAGCACGCCACCCGGCCCTGTCGCGACCCTTTCCACCGCGCCCCGCCCCCTCTCTGTCGCGACCCGCCCcgctgctgccaccagcccccCAAGCGGCGCCGCCCCGACTGGGGAGGGGGCTCCCCCTCCTCGCCCCCCTTCCCGAGGGGCT GGAAAGGGCGGCGCCGGTGCCGCGGGGCCCGGGACACGGAGCGGCGCTGGTGCTGGTGCCGCGGGGCCCGGGACACGGAGCGGCGCCGGTGCCGCGGGGCCCGGGACCCGGAGCGGCGCCGGTGCCGCGGGGCCCGGAGCGgcgctggtgctggtgctgcggGGCCCGGAGCGGCGCTAGTGCCGCGGGGCCCGGGACCCGGAGCGGCGCTGGTGCTGGTGCCGCGGGGCCCGGGACCCGGAGTGGCGCTGGTGCTGCGGGGCCCGGAGCGGCGCTAG
- the CD79A gene encoding B-cell antigen receptor complex-associated protein alpha chain encodes MAAAPQTRGAPPKLGVPSPLLILSLLLFLPGSHGETTTYWPPSAVPPHSESPTPLSVPTSPDPSPTCGSWGGVRVQPGPPSRSGSLGSFLSIECRYEPEDANVTWLQVCPRRYLGHTWNCTWPREVPAEGSGRQVSQERPGVSRLSFPHLRHNHSGLYFCRVWRGQAAAQSCGTFVRVLEAVPVPLLELGDATKNRILTAQGVLLLLCAAGPGLLLLFRKRWANERLLQPKKISLEEENLYEGLNLDECSMYEDISRGVQPTYQDVGTPPAADGLLEKP; translated from the exons ATGGCGGCCGCTCCCCAAACCCGGGGGGCTCCCCCAAAACTGGGGGTCCCGagccccctcctcatcctcagcctccttctcttcctcccag GTTCCCATGGCGAGACCACTACCTACTGGCCCCCCTCGGCCGTGCCCCCTCACTCGGAGTCCCCCACCCCTCTCTCGGTGCCCACCAGCCCcgaccccagccccacctgcgGCTCGTGGGGAGGGGTCCGCGTGCAGCCGGGACCCCCGTCCCGCTCGGGGTCCCTGGGCTCGTTCCTGTCCATCGAGTGCCGCTACGAGCCCGAGGACGCCAACGtcacctggctgcaggtgtgCCCCCGGCGCTACCTGGGCCACACCTGGAACTGCACCTGGCCGCGGGAGGTGCCGGCCGAGGGCAGCGGCCGCCAGGTGAGCCAGGAGCGCCCAGGTGTGTCCCGGCTGAGCTTCCCGCACCTGCGGCACAACCACAGCGGGCTCTACTTCTGCCGGGTGTGGCGGGGCCAGGCGGCCGCGCAGTCCTGCGGCACCTTCGTCAGGGTGCTGG AGGCGGTGCCGGTGCCGTTGCTGGAGCTGGGCGACGCCACCAAGAACAGGATCCTGACGGCGcagggggtgctgctgctgctgtgcgcggcggggccggggctgctgctgctcttcagg aAGCGCTGGGCCAACGAGCGGCTCCTCCAGCCCAAGAAAATCTCCTTGGAGGAGGAAAACCTTTATGAG gggctgaaCCTGGACGAGTGCTCCATGTACGAGGACATTTCCCGGGGGGTCCAGCCCACCTACCAGGACGTGGGGACCCCCCCTGCCGCCGATGGCCTCCTGGAAAAACCTTAA